From a region of the Latilactobacillus sakei genome:
- a CDS encoding type 2 isopentenyl-diphosphate Delta-isomerase, which yields MVRPKQSIQSHRKDEHVFLAEKFHQEDRQNDFDGLRFIHQSLPEIAIADVDISTQFAGTTWQSPFYINGMTGGSQQTKKLNAQLAQVAQITGLPMATGSQSVAIKDPTLVDTFSVIREFNPAGFILANIGAGNDLAVAQKAVAMTQANALEIHVNTAQEVVMPEGDREFYWLDQIGEIVANLDVPVIIKEVGFGMSAETIAKLQSVGVTNIDVSGKGGTNFVTIENERRRDKAYDYLSDWGQSTVESLFESQAFQNELTILASGGIRNPLDIVKALRLGASAVGISGQILHMLLKTGPTETAEQLLAWQAQIQAIMAMLGAANLTALQSVPMILSPNLRHYLNERHLSF from the coding sequence ATGGTGAGACCAAAACAATCCATCCAATCGCATCGTAAAGATGAACATGTCTTTTTAGCAGAAAAATTTCATCAAGAAGATCGTCAAAATGATTTTGACGGGCTTCGTTTTATCCATCAAAGTTTACCTGAAATAGCCATTGCCGACGTTGATATCAGTACCCAATTTGCTGGGACCACTTGGCAAAGCCCCTTTTACATTAACGGGATGACTGGCGGAAGCCAACAAACTAAAAAACTAAATGCCCAATTAGCGCAAGTGGCACAGATTACAGGGTTACCAATGGCGACCGGATCACAATCCGTAGCCATTAAAGACCCGACACTTGTTGATACATTTAGTGTCATCCGTGAGTTTAATCCAGCCGGTTTCATCCTCGCTAATATCGGTGCTGGTAATGATTTAGCAGTGGCGCAAAAAGCGGTGGCCATGACCCAAGCCAATGCCCTCGAGATCCACGTTAATACCGCGCAAGAAGTGGTAATGCCAGAAGGCGATCGTGAATTCTATTGGCTCGACCAGATTGGCGAAATCGTCGCCAACTTAGATGTCCCCGTAATTATTAAGGAAGTCGGCTTTGGAATGAGTGCCGAAACGATTGCTAAATTGCAAAGTGTTGGGGTCACCAATATCGATGTTTCCGGAAAAGGTGGCACTAACTTTGTCACAATCGAAAATGAACGCCGCCGAGACAAAGCTTATGATTATCTCAGTGATTGGGGTCAATCAACGGTTGAATCACTTTTTGAATCACAGGCCTTCCAAAATGAATTAACGATTTTAGCCTCTGGTGGGATTCGTAACCCACTAGATATCGTCAAAGCATTACGGCTTGGCGCTTCGGCCGTTGGGATTTCAGGTCAGATTTTACACATGCTACTCAAAACGGGGCCTACTGAAACTGCCGAACAATTATTAGCTTGGCAAGCTCAAATTCAAGCGATTATGGCGATGTTGGGTGCAGCAAACTTAACAGCACTCCAATCAGTTCCAATGATTTTAAGCCCTAATTTACGACATTATTTAAACGAACGGCATTTATCATTCTAA
- a CDS encoding tautomerase gives MPLVHIDLIAGRSQAQLKQLCADVTEAISKNTGAPAEHVHVVLNEMQPDRYSVGGVLKSDEK, from the coding sequence ATGCCATTAGTACACATCGATCTGATTGCTGGTCGTAGTCAAGCACAATTAAAACAACTTTGTGCTGACGTGACCGAAGCAATCTCAAAAAACACAGGGGCCCCTGCAGAACACGTGCATGTTGTCTTAAATGAAATGCAACCAGACCGTTACTCAGTAGGCGGCGTTTTAAAAAGCGACGAAAAATAA
- a CDS encoding superoxide dismutase, which produces MTFKLPALPYEYVALEPYIDSETMHLHHDKHHKTYVTKLNAALAKHPDLASKSLHDLLTHIDDLPESLQTPVRNNAGGHANHSFFWRILTENAPLMPTGELLEKIEARFGKFKDFQAEFNKAALGVFGSGWAWLVVDHDGELQIMTTPNQDSPIMSGNRPLIGLDVWEHAYYLKYQNNRIDYIENFWKIINWPLVAELI; this is translated from the coding sequence ATGACTTTTAAATTACCAGCATTACCGTATGAGTATGTTGCTTTAGAACCATATATCGACTCCGAAACAATGCATCTGCATCATGATAAGCATCATAAGACTTATGTGACGAAGTTAAACGCGGCCTTGGCAAAACACCCCGATTTAGCTAGTAAATCGCTCCATGACTTATTAACACATATTGATGATCTTCCTGAGTCACTACAGACACCGGTCCGCAATAACGCAGGGGGCCACGCTAACCATAGCTTTTTCTGGCGGATTCTCACTGAAAATGCCCCACTGATGCCAACGGGTGAATTATTAGAAAAAATCGAAGCCCGGTTTGGTAAATTTAAAGACTTTCAAGCGGAATTCAATAAGGCCGCACTAGGCGTTTTTGGTTCTGGTTGGGCATGGTTAGTCGTTGATCATGATGGTGAACTGCAGATCATGACCACTCCTAACCAAGATTCACCAATTATGAGTGGTAATCGCCCATTGATCGGCCTCGATGTTTGGGAACATGCTTATTATTTGAAATATCAGAATAATCGCATTGACTATATCGAGAACTTTTGGAAAATAATTAATTGGCCGCTTGTGGCGGAATTAATCTAA
- a CDS encoding shikimate kinase, whose translation MQLILIGFMGSGKTTIARKVAHHFKSDWIDLDKYIMQEQQMTINEIFAVKGQSAFRQMEFEALAKLIQEDVVIATGGGVVDDAQTRYLLEQSGIPIFYLNGSYEAHWRRVSRNDRRPLVNQLGHDGLRELYHERRPKYYRLADYTIFFQHKTPNMMLTEIEGQLPRIQKKLAKRHT comes from the coding sequence ATGCAGTTAATTTTAATTGGGTTTATGGGTTCTGGTAAAACAACCATTGCGCGTAAAGTCGCACATCATTTCAAGAGCGATTGGATTGATTTGGACAAATACATCATGCAGGAACAACAGATGACAATTAATGAAATTTTTGCCGTTAAAGGTCAATCCGCGTTTCGACAGATGGAATTTGAAGCACTTGCAAAATTGATTCAAGAAGATGTCGTCATTGCAACCGGTGGCGGGGTGGTTGATGACGCACAGACGCGCTATCTACTAGAACAAAGTGGCATCCCCATCTTTTACTTAAATGGGAGTTATGAGGCGCATTGGCGCCGCGTTTCGCGCAATGATCGCCGACCATTGGTCAATCAACTTGGCCACGATGGTTTACGCGAATTATATCACGAACGACGTCCTAAATATTATCGTTTGGCAGACTATACAATCTTCTTCCAACATAAAACACCAAACATGATGTTGACGGAAATTGAAGGTCAATTGCCGCGGATTCAAAAAAAACTGGCTAAGCGACATACTTAG
- a CDS encoding aromatic ring hydroxylase, with the protein MADEEMNTQQDDSAIEDLKERILAALETVIDPELGIDIVNLGLVYGLNLDEKGLCTIDMTLTTMGCPLTDVLTDSIHQALAKVPEVKDVKVNLVWYPAWDTSKMSRYARIALGIR; encoded by the coding sequence ATGGCAGATGAAGAAATGAACACGCAACAAGACGATTCAGCAATCGAAGATTTAAAAGAACGGATTTTAGCGGCGCTAGAAACCGTCATTGATCCTGAATTGGGGATTGATATTGTTAATCTAGGCCTTGTCTACGGTCTTAACCTAGATGAAAAGGGCCTATGTACAATCGATATGACGTTGACAACGATGGGCTGTCCTTTAACAGACGTCTTAACGGATTCAATTCATCAAGCACTTGCAAAGGTCCCAGAGGTCAAAGATGTGAAGGTTAATCTCGTTTGGTATCCGGCTTGGGACACCAGTAAGATGTCACGGTATGCACGAATTGCCTTAGGGATTCGTTAA
- a CDS encoding SAM-dependent methyltransferase: protein MTQETYLAQLKQSAIFFKKIPQLTAQFQAIEASLVRLQQKQLPQHNLPVLGIDESLYLTLLLAAEQGQFKAVSSQQLQAQIQKTDHLLRNYRQYLQNQFGMWAYISQDLTDSLVQQFPNWRFLEIMAGNGYLSAGLKAAGARQVICTDSLAWTSENQTGRQLLTQVAPLDAQAAIEQYGNQVDAVLMSWSPNGVPIDLAVLNQLRQLEKGPVLLCLGERYGATNSTEFWDAAHFHNDQRLSRVNRYLRPFDLMRDRFYWIQ from the coding sequence ATGACCCAAGAAACCTACCTAGCACAGTTAAAGCAAAGTGCCATCTTTTTTAAAAAGATACCGCAACTGACGGCACAGTTTCAAGCGATTGAAGCAAGTTTAGTACGCTTACAGCAAAAACAGTTACCACAACACAATCTCCCAGTGCTCGGGATTGACGAATCACTCTATCTAACGTTATTATTGGCAGCAGAGCAGGGCCAGTTCAAGGCGGTCTCTTCACAGCAATTACAAGCACAAATTCAAAAGACGGACCATTTACTTCGGAATTATCGCCAATATTTGCAAAATCAATTCGGTATGTGGGCTTATATTAGTCAGGATTTAACGGATAGTCTGGTGCAACAGTTTCCTAATTGGCGTTTTTTGGAAATCATGGCCGGTAACGGCTATCTGAGCGCCGGTTTAAAGGCGGCAGGTGCTCGGCAGGTTATTTGTACGGATAGTTTGGCCTGGACGAGCGAAAACCAAACAGGACGCCAATTATTGACGCAAGTAGCTCCCCTCGATGCACAAGCAGCGATTGAACAATATGGTAATCAAGTGGATGCCGTGTTAATGTCGTGGTCGCCCAATGGTGTGCCGATTGATTTGGCTGTCTTAAATCAACTGCGACAATTAGAAAAGGGACCCGTGCTTTTGTGTTTGGGTGAGCGCTATGGTGCCACGAATAGTACTGAGTTCTGGGATGCCGCTCATTTTCATAATGATCAACGCTTATCGCGAGTTAATCGCTATTTACGGCCATTTGATTTAATGCGTGATCGGTTTTATTGGATTCAATAA
- the aroE gene encoding shikimate dehydrogenase, whose amino-acid sequence MISGYTALYGLIAHPAQHSLSPFIHNTGFHQIQMDARYAVFDSQATPTAIVSAIKTLGIRGVNLSMPYKQSLVPLVDDLTPTAKLVGAINTIKNEAGRLTATNTDGDGFWRALQKAHPQRRYRSVVMLGAGGAALAVIEAAARYDVQQMTVFKRTNATYDSVAQRLAQISIAHRLQITVEPYDDQLALANALQNADCLINATNIGMTATPGNPLPINLLQYLPEDSLVADLIYAPRETAFLKAAKKAHLKTQNGLGMLIEQAALSFEFWTNQPMATTPIYQHLTGGNDAS is encoded by the coding sequence ATGATATCAGGTTATACAGCACTTTATGGCTTGATTGCGCACCCAGCGCAACATAGCTTATCACCCTTTATTCATAATACCGGTTTTCACCAAATTCAAATGGACGCGCGTTATGCCGTTTTCGATAGTCAGGCGACACCAACAGCAATCGTCAGCGCAATTAAAACGCTTGGCATTCGGGGCGTCAACCTATCGATGCCTTATAAGCAATCGCTAGTGCCACTAGTGGACGATTTAACGCCCACGGCTAAATTAGTAGGGGCCATCAATACCATTAAAAACGAAGCTGGTCGCTTAACGGCTACCAATACTGATGGCGATGGTTTTTGGCGGGCGCTGCAAAAAGCACACCCCCAGCGCCGATATCGTTCTGTCGTTATGCTAGGTGCTGGTGGGGCGGCCCTAGCGGTAATTGAGGCAGCAGCACGATATGATGTGCAGCAGATGACCGTCTTTAAACGTACTAATGCGACTTATGATTCAGTTGCCCAACGACTGGCTCAAATCAGCATTGCCCATAGACTACAGATCACCGTTGAACCGTACGATGACCAGTTAGCCTTGGCAAACGCCTTGCAAAATGCTGATTGTTTAATTAATGCAACCAATATTGGCATGACCGCAACGCCGGGTAATCCCTTACCAATTAACTTACTGCAATATTTGCCCGAAGATAGCCTCGTCGCAGATCTAATTTACGCACCGCGAGAGACAGCCTTTTTAAAAGCAGCCAAAAAGGCGCATTTAAAAACGCAAAATGGTCTGGGCATGTTGATCGAACAGGCAGCCTTGAGTTTTGAATTTTGGACAAACCAACCAATGGCGACAACACCAATTTACCAACATCTAACTGGAGGCAATGATGCATCATGA
- the aroF gene encoding 3-deoxy-7-phosphoheptulonate synthase, whose translation MIIQFKTTTSETLIQDFCERQRQAGVVVYQSAQHVALIGLKKVTLSTGEQAAVASMTTAEPSYVLSSRLFQPENTVIQLPHSTIGGEQFTMMAGPCSVESADHILAMAKVAKEGGATLLRGGAYKPRTSPYSFQGMGEAGLKALRQAADATGMDVITEVMDETHVALIAQYTDVFQIGARNMQNFSLLKAVGQTNIPVALKRGLAATVDDLLNAAEYIAANGNQQIMLLERGIRTFDNQYTRNTFDLNAVPVLQKLSHYPVIVDPSHATGEWDLVTPMARAGVATGASGMMVEIHDHPEVAFSDGPQALKPATYLEMCRQVWAIDQLMRTW comes from the coding sequence ATGATTATTCAATTTAAGACAACAACGAGCGAAACACTGATCCAAGATTTTTGTGAACGACAACGCCAAGCTGGTGTCGTCGTTTATCAATCAGCACAACACGTCGCATTGATTGGACTTAAGAAAGTGACATTAAGCACCGGAGAACAAGCCGCTGTTGCGTCCATGACAACTGCTGAACCAAGTTATGTTTTAAGTAGTCGATTATTCCAACCTGAAAACACAGTGATTCAATTACCACACAGTACGATTGGTGGCGAGCAGTTCACGATGATGGCCGGGCCTTGTTCGGTGGAATCAGCTGACCATATCTTAGCGATGGCTAAAGTGGCCAAGGAAGGTGGCGCAACTTTACTGCGTGGGGGCGCCTATAAGCCACGGACTTCACCTTACTCATTCCAAGGAATGGGCGAAGCCGGGCTTAAAGCACTCCGCCAAGCAGCCGATGCAACGGGGATGGATGTCATTACAGAAGTCATGGACGAAACCCATGTCGCCCTAATTGCGCAGTACACGGACGTCTTTCAAATTGGGGCCCGGAATATGCAAAACTTTTCATTATTAAAAGCCGTTGGGCAGACGAATATTCCGGTCGCTTTAAAACGCGGTTTAGCAGCCACAGTTGATGATCTATTAAATGCTGCCGAGTATATCGCAGCCAACGGTAATCAACAGATTATGCTCTTAGAGCGTGGTATTCGGACTTTTGATAATCAATATACGCGTAACACATTTGATTTAAACGCAGTTCCAGTCCTTCAAAAATTATCCCACTATCCAGTGATCGTTGATCCAAGTCATGCGACGGGGGAATGGGACTTGGTGACACCAATGGCCAGAGCCGGCGTGGCAACTGGTGCCAGTGGGATGATGGTTGAAATTCATGATCATCCTGAAGTCGCCTTTTCCGATGGCCCACAAGCGTTGAAACCCGCGACCTATTTGGAAATGTGTCGCCAGGTCTGGGCAATTGATCAATTGATGCGGACGTGGTAA
- a CDS encoding alpha/beta hydrolase has product MQIMNQTLSTNHQDFQVTAYWLDSNQDFNNTRYQPVVIICPGGGFRYHSARETEPIVLKALAESCHAVVLPYQLIEPNQTVYPTALQQLAKTIEWITDQSEVQKVDPERIVLVGFSAGGHLVATFNGIATNPELNAQYQLDCYRGHHAAVILSYPVIDLDAGFPKEESEKDRITTDQRLWHAQDTLTKWAKPCFVWQTATDELVPAINSLLYVTELNRLNITTEYHLFSDGVHGLSLANKVTQRPGKPQDINEPVAQWLPLALTWLAEIDIAHR; this is encoded by the coding sequence ATGCAAATTATGAATCAAACACTCTCAACGAATCACCAGGACTTTCAAGTTACAGCCTACTGGCTAGATTCTAATCAAGATTTTAACAACACCCGCTATCAACCGGTCGTGATCATCTGTCCAGGTGGTGGTTTCAGATACCATTCAGCGCGCGAAACAGAACCAATTGTCTTAAAGGCATTGGCTGAAAGTTGTCACGCGGTTGTCTTACCTTATCAACTCATCGAACCTAACCAAACGGTTTACCCCACAGCGCTCCAACAGCTCGCTAAAACGATCGAGTGGATTACAGATCAATCAGAAGTGCAAAAAGTCGATCCCGAACGGATCGTACTCGTTGGATTCTCGGCTGGTGGGCATCTAGTGGCTACTTTTAACGGTATCGCCACTAACCCTGAGCTCAACGCACAATACCAACTCGATTGTTATCGCGGGCACCATGCCGCTGTTATTTTAAGTTATCCAGTGATTGACTTAGACGCTGGCTTTCCCAAAGAAGAAAGTGAAAAAGACCGGATTACAACCGATCAACGTCTCTGGCACGCGCAGGATACATTAACCAAGTGGGCCAAACCTTGTTTCGTATGGCAAACCGCAACTGATGAACTCGTACCAGCCATCAATTCATTGCTGTACGTCACTGAATTAAATCGTTTAAACATTACAACTGAGTACCATTTATTTAGCGATGGGGTTCACGGCTTATCTTTGGCCAATAAAGTGACGCAACGCCCTGGTAAACCGCAAGACATTAACGAACCAGTCGCACAGTGGCTCCCACTTGCGCTAACTTGGCTTGCAGAAATTGATATTGCTCATCGTTAA
- a CDS encoding HAD family hydrolase, whose amino-acid sequence MHQKLIALDLDGTTLNPEAKISLKTQETLTQLQSAGHIVSIVTGRPNRLSEPFYHQLGLTSPMVNFNGALMHIPGQNWSDEYQYTINKDVVFSLFQLKERFKIQMIAAEGKTMFLADQAYSNTFSFFPATLKSDEILTRESLQQDPAAVTVFVEREDQAALRAEILRQFPQVSVNTWGGPASVLEIVHHGIQKTTGLERLANHYQIDQADIIAFGDESNDLDMLAYAGTGVAMQNAIAPVKAIADDITPLTNAQDGVANYLRQYFKMG is encoded by the coding sequence ATGCACCAAAAATTAATCGCTCTAGACCTGGATGGCACGACTTTAAATCCAGAAGCTAAAATTTCACTTAAAACACAAGAAACACTCACCCAACTACAATCAGCTGGCCACATTGTCAGCATTGTGACTGGTCGGCCTAATCGCTTGAGTGAACCTTTCTATCATCAATTAGGACTCACTTCACCGATGGTCAATTTTAACGGCGCCCTCATGCATATTCCTGGGCAAAATTGGTCCGACGAATATCAATATACCATTAATAAGGACGTCGTTTTTAGCCTCTTCCAATTAAAAGAACGTTTTAAAATTCAGATGATTGCTGCTGAAGGAAAAACAATGTTTTTAGCTGATCAAGCTTACAGCAATACTTTTTCATTTTTCCCAGCAACGCTCAAATCAGATGAAATCCTAACGCGGGAATCACTGCAACAAGATCCAGCAGCTGTAACGGTCTTTGTCGAACGCGAGGACCAAGCTGCTTTACGGGCTGAAATTTTACGCCAATTCCCCCAAGTTTCCGTTAATACATGGGGTGGCCCCGCCAGCGTCTTAGAAATTGTGCACCACGGCATCCAAAAGACAACGGGTCTTGAACGCTTAGCAAATCATTACCAAATTGATCAAGCCGACATTATCGCCTTTGGTGATGAAAGTAATGACTTAGACATGTTGGCCTATGCCGGCACTGGGGTGGCGATGCAAAATGCGATCGCACCAGTCAAAGCAATCGCAGATGATATTACCCCACTAACCAACGCACAAGATGGTGTGGCGAATTATTTACGCCAATATTTTAAAATGGGCTAA
- a CDS encoding dipeptidase, whose protein sequence is MSEPLYRQLTACTSVLVGKKASADGSTLIARNEDSQAAWPKHMVIHPHQQLTKAPHFVSKDTGFTLDLPLEAAKYTATPEWTDEYGLFEEDGINEYGVAMSGTESAYSNSRVLGFDPYIDNGIAEEAMITVVLPYVKTAREGVARLGAIVSEYGTTESNGILFSDVDEVWYLEIGSGHHWVAQRIPDDSYAVVANQLAIQEVDFDQPEAFMTSEGLQDFARDNHLWQAGTPFNFRNIFGTQDQSDLVYNTPRVWYGQKLLTPSVEQQPQDFNLPFLRQPDAPIQVEDVAQILGSHYEGTVYDPIGHGTPQEKHAFRPISLAKTQESHILQMRPNRPVDVSGIHWLAMGVTAQSVYVPFYAGADDVPVNYQKGTKDYSKDSIYWTYKLAGILVDAHYAKFAKDLEQTQKHINSLMVQNIVATDKLVAAETDAHQRTMLMTKGSAKAAQLAQYEMERLTAKLITDSANLSPLNFTTDSNL, encoded by the coding sequence ATGAGTGAACCCCTTTATCGTCAATTAACCGCCTGTACCAGTGTTCTGGTTGGTAAAAAAGCGAGCGCAGATGGCTCGACCTTAATCGCCCGGAACGAAGATAGCCAAGCTGCTTGGCCTAAACACATGGTGATTCATCCCCACCAACAATTAACGAAAGCTCCTCACTTTGTTTCAAAAGACACCGGCTTTACGCTTGATCTACCACTAGAAGCCGCTAAATATACCGCAACCCCCGAATGGACTGATGAATACGGCTTATTCGAAGAAGATGGTATCAATGAATATGGCGTAGCTATGAGTGGGACCGAAAGTGCCTATAGCAATAGTCGCGTGCTCGGCTTCGATCCCTACATCGATAACGGCATTGCTGAAGAAGCCATGATCACTGTGGTTTTACCATACGTGAAAACGGCCCGCGAAGGGGTGGCACGATTAGGTGCGATTGTCAGTGAATACGGCACCACCGAAAGTAACGGTATCCTTTTCTCAGACGTTGATGAAGTGTGGTACCTAGAAATCGGTAGTGGTCATCACTGGGTCGCGCAACGAATTCCTGATGATAGTTACGCTGTCGTGGCCAACCAACTCGCCATTCAAGAAGTTGATTTTGACCAACCAGAGGCCTTCATGACTTCTGAGGGACTTCAAGACTTTGCTCGTGATAACCACCTCTGGCAAGCTGGTACACCGTTTAATTTCCGCAACATCTTTGGGACACAAGATCAAAGTGACCTCGTTTACAACACACCACGGGTTTGGTACGGCCAAAAATTGTTAACACCGTCTGTTGAACAACAACCACAAGACTTTAACCTGCCCTTCTTACGCCAACCTGATGCCCCCATTCAAGTTGAAGATGTCGCGCAAATTCTAGGCTCGCACTATGAAGGGACCGTCTACGATCCAATTGGTCACGGCACACCACAAGAAAAACATGCTTTCCGCCCAATTAGTTTAGCGAAGACACAAGAATCACATATTCTTCAAATGCGCCCTAACCGCCCTGTTGATGTCAGCGGTATCCACTGGTTAGCGATGGGGGTGACTGCACAGAGCGTCTACGTGCCATTTTACGCCGGTGCTGATGATGTCCCAGTCAACTACCAAAAAGGGACAAAAGATTACTCGAAAGACTCAATTTATTGGACCTATAAATTAGCTGGTATTCTAGTCGATGCGCACTACGCTAAGTTTGCTAAAGACTTAGAACAAACCCAAAAACACATCAACAGTTTGATGGTGCAAAATATCGTTGCTACTGACAAGCTTGTTGCAGCTGAAACCGATGCACACCAACGGACGATGTTGATGACCAAAGGTTCTGCTAAAGCCGCCCAACTTGCCCAATACGAAATGGAACGCCTCACCGCTAAGCTCATTACGGACAGTGCGAACCTCTCACCATTGAACTTTACAACGGATAGTAATCTCTAA
- the aroB gene encoding 3-dehydroquinate synthase yields MPTISVNLTTQEYQIKIETGLATAIGHEVQQVWSARKIALVTDTNVGPLYQTQITEQLTQAGFQVTVLTVPAGESAKSLEQAMILYQALVTANFNRSDGLIALGGGVVGDLTGFVASTYMRGLPFIQIPTSLLAQVDSSVGGKTALDLPAGKNLVGTFYQPGLVLIDPQMLETLPQRQLVTGYAEVVKVAALVGADFWNLVQQIASPTAILDKAPELITRSIAYKAQIVMADVQESGQRRLLNFGHTIGHAVESLANGELTHGEAVSIGLVAMSRLFEQPTQIAAQLQTVLERVGLPVTHPLLQSPALFEKIAHDKKNQGALINIVYLKAIGQPTILQLPLTQFSAQLKMKRRSF; encoded by the coding sequence ATGCCAACTATTTCGGTTAATTTAACGACGCAAGAATATCAAATTAAAATTGAAACTGGCTTAGCGACTGCAATCGGGCATGAGGTTCAACAAGTGTGGTCTGCACGTAAAATTGCATTGGTCACAGATACGAATGTCGGCCCATTGTATCAAACACAAATTACGGAGCAATTAACGCAAGCCGGTTTTCAGGTCACTGTTCTTACCGTCCCGGCCGGCGAATCCGCTAAGTCTCTCGAACAAGCGATGATTCTTTATCAGGCTTTGGTAACGGCCAACTTTAATCGCAGTGATGGTTTGATTGCCCTTGGTGGCGGAGTGGTTGGTGATTTGACGGGCTTTGTCGCCTCAACTTATATGCGCGGTTTACCATTTATTCAAATCCCCACTTCCTTATTGGCGCAAGTCGATAGTAGCGTCGGTGGCAAAACCGCGCTTGATTTACCGGCGGGAAAAAATTTAGTCGGGACTTTTTATCAACCGGGCCTCGTTTTAATTGATCCGCAAATGCTCGAGACATTACCGCAACGGCAGTTAGTCACTGGTTACGCTGAAGTGGTCAAAGTAGCGGCTTTAGTCGGTGCCGATTTTTGGAACCTCGTTCAACAAATCGCATCGCCGACTGCAATTTTGGATAAAGCACCAGAACTGATTACGCGTAGTATTGCCTATAAAGCACAGATTGTGATGGCGGATGTCCAAGAGAGTGGTCAACGACGGTTGTTGAATTTCGGTCATACAATTGGCCATGCTGTTGAGTCTTTGGCAAACGGTGAGCTAACGCATGGCGAAGCAGTTAGTATCGGGTTAGTTGCGATGAGCCGCCTTTTCGAACAACCGACTCAAATTGCGGCCCAACTACAAACCGTGCTGGAACGGGTTGGCTTACCGGTCACGCACCCGTTATTACAATCACCTGCATTATTTGAGAAAATTGCGCATGACAAGAAGAATCAAGGCGCTCTGATTAACATCGTTTATTTAAAAGCAATCGGACAGCCGACGATTTTACAACTACCATTAACCCAATTTAGTGCCCAATTAAAGATGAAACGGCGCTCGTTTTAG